Proteins encoded together in one Anaerotignum propionicum DSM 1682 window:
- a CDS encoding ParB/RepB/Spo0J family partition protein has protein sequence MKSSASKIKMTSFDDLFGDNEETTSIEDTANRIQHIEISRLLPFAHHPFKVLDDGKMEETKESIAKYGVLVPIIARPKADGTFEIIAGHRRKRACELLEIKTIPTMVRDLDDEESTIIMVDSNIQRENLLFSEKAFAYKMKLDAIKSQGKRNDLTLAQVVPKLSAREKVAQDAGVNRMEVTRYIRLTELIAALLDMTDERKIAFNTAVEISYLTQEEQEILQSKIEELMIIPSMAQATKLKKYSSEGTINETVIDAILSETADKPVTVTLKSEKLTKYFPKNYSKEQIEDVITTLLEKWHSEYK, from the coding sequence ATGAAAAGTAGTGCAAGTAAAATCAAAATGACTTCCTTCGATGACTTATTTGGGGATAATGAAGAAACTACATCTATTGAAGATACAGCCAACCGTATACAACATATAGAAATATCAAGGCTGTTACCTTTTGCCCATCACCCATTCAAGGTGCTTGATGATGGAAAAATGGAGGAAACCAAGGAAAGCATCGCAAAGTATGGTGTCCTTGTCCCTATCATTGCAAGACCTAAAGCAGATGGAACTTTTGAAATCATTGCAGGGCATAGAAGAAAACGAGCCTGTGAGTTGTTAGAAATTAAAACAATACCTACTATGGTGCGTGATTTAGATGATGAAGAAAGCACCATCATAATGGTAGATAGCAATATCCAAAGAGAAAACCTTTTGTTTTCCGAAAAGGCTTTTGCTTACAAAATGAAGTTAGATGCCATAAAAAGTCAAGGAAAACGAAATGATTTAACTTTAGCACAAGTTGTGCCAAAGTTATCAGCTAGAGAAAAAGTTGCTCAAGATGCTGGTGTGAATAGAATGGAGGTTACACGCTACATTCGCTTAACTGAACTCATTGCTGCCCTCTTAGACATGACAGATGAACGTAAAATTGCTTTTAATACTGCGGTGGAAATTTCCTATCTAACCCAAGAGGAGCAGGAAATACTGCAATCAAAAATAGAAGAATTGATGATTATCCCCTCTATGGCACAGGCTACCAAGCTGAAAAAATACAGCAGTGAGGGCACTATAAACGAAACCGTTATCGACGCTATTCTTTCTGAAACAGCAGATAAGCCTGTAACCGTAACCTTAAAAAGCGAAAAGCTAACCAAGTATTTCCCTAAAAACTACTCTAAAGAGCAAATAGAAGATGTTATTACTACCTTGCTTGAAAAGTGGCACAGTGAGTACAAATAA
- a CDS encoding Maff2 family mobile element protein encodes MDFFNEAIKVLQTLVVALGAGLGIWGVINLLEGYGNDNPGAKSQGIKQLMAGGGVGLIGMTLVPLLSGLFG; translated from the coding sequence ATGGATTTTTTCAATGAAGCAATAAAAGTATTACAAACTCTTGTTGTGGCACTTGGCGCGGGACTTGGTATTTGGGGTGTCATCAACCTTTTGGAAGGCTATGGTAATGACAATCCGGGGGCGAAATCGCAAGGTATTAAGCAGCTTATGGCAGGCGGTGGGGTTGGACTTATTGGAATGACGCTTGTTCCCCTTCTCTCTGGACTTTTCGGTTAA
- a CDS encoding PcfB family protein, translating into MQEDINHRSITFGVNSSKMTGKLLLKLIKLYLTHKKELPHGKQTIKQLAKHGQGMTNIEITDKNIKCFEKYARKYGVDFALKKDITETPPKYLVFFKAKDNDAILSAFKEFTADRMRKIEKPSVLQELREQKEKIKNAVVEKVKKKEQVR; encoded by the coding sequence TTGCAAGAAGATATAAACCATAGAAGCATAACCTTTGGCGTAAATAGCTCCAAAATGACAGGGAAGTTGTTGCTAAAGCTAATCAAGCTATATCTTACACACAAAAAGGAACTGCCCCACGGTAAACAGACGATCAAACAGCTCGCAAAGCACGGTCAAGGGATGACAAACATTGAAATTACAGACAAAAACATAAAGTGCTTTGAAAAGTATGCAAGAAAATATGGCGTGGATTTTGCTCTCAAAAAAGACATTACCGAAACACCACCTAAGTATCTTGTTTTCTTTAAGGCAAAAGATAATGATGCTATTCTCTCTGCTTTTAAGGAATTTACAGCAGACAGAATGCGAAAGATTGAAAAACCGTCTGTATTGCAAGAGCTACGGGAACAGAAAGAAAAAATCAAAAATGCCGTAGTGGAAAAGGTCAAGAAAAAGGAGCAGGTGCGATGA
- a CDS encoding VirD4-like conjugal transfer protein, CD1115 family — translation MTDKVKKQIILHIPYLFIGLFMTKVVQGFRFVNGADLSEKLLHIGDGLALAFKSYFPSFHPGDLLFGLLIAVVIRLVVYIRGKNAKKYRHGREYGSACFGTPKDIEPFVDPVFENNIILTKTESLTMSSRPKNPKDARNKNVLIIGGSGSGKTRFWLKPNLMQCHSSYVVTDPKGSIVIECGKLLEKEGYKIKILNTINFNKSMKYNPFSYIRSEKDILKLVTTLITNTKGDGKGGDDFWQKAETLLYTALIGYIHYEAPEEEKNFNTLIEMINASEVREDDENFKNSVDRVFELLEKKSPDHFAVRQYAKYKLAAGKTAKSILISCGARLAPFDIKELRDLTEYDELELDTLGDKKTALFFIISDTDDTFNFLVSMAYTQLFNLLCEKADDVYGGRLPIHVRCLIDEAANIGQIPKLEKLMATIRSREISACLVLQAQSQLKALYKDNADTIIGNCDSMIFLGGKEKTTLKELTETMGKETIDTYNTSDTRGSQRSYGQNYQKLGKELMSIDELAVMDGSKCILQLRGVRPFLSDKYDITKHKNYQYLADYDKRNTFSIEKYLSTKLKTKPNDVYEVYEMGEIEE, via the coding sequence ATGACAGATAAAGTGAAAAAACAAATAATCCTGCATATTCCGTATCTGTTCATCGGTTTGTTTATGACTAAGGTGGTGCAGGGCTTCCGCTTTGTGAATGGTGCAGATTTATCAGAAAAGCTACTTCATATTGGTGATGGATTAGCCCTTGCTTTTAAAAGCTATTTTCCAAGTTTTCACCCTGGAGATTTACTTTTCGGACTGCTTATTGCAGTTGTTATAAGGCTTGTGGTGTACATACGAGGGAAAAATGCAAAAAAGTATAGGCACGGTAGAGAATATGGCTCTGCTTGTTTTGGTACTCCAAAGGATATTGAGCCGTTTGTCGACCCTGTATTTGAAAACAATATTATTCTCACCAAAACTGAAAGCCTAACAATGAGCAGTAGGCCCAAGAACCCAAAGGATGCGAGAAACAAAAATGTGCTGATTATAGGCGGTTCGGGCAGTGGTAAAACAAGATTTTGGTTGAAACCCAACCTTATGCAGTGCCATAGTAGCTATGTTGTTACCGACCCAAAAGGTTCCATTGTCATTGAATGCGGCAAGCTACTTGAAAAAGAGGGTTACAAAATCAAAATTCTCAACACCATTAACTTCAATAAGTCGATGAAATACAATCCTTTTTCTTATATCCGATCAGAAAAGGATATTTTGAAGCTGGTTACTACCCTAATTACCAATACCAAGGGTGACGGCAAAGGCGGCGATGATTTTTGGCAGAAGGCCGAAACACTGCTCTATACTGCTCTGATTGGCTACATCCACTATGAAGCACCAGAGGAAGAAAAGAATTTTAACACCCTTATCGAAATGATTAACGCAAGTGAGGTGCGAGAAGATGATGAGAACTTTAAAAATTCCGTGGATAGAGTGTTTGAACTTTTGGAGAAGAAGTCCCCAGACCACTTTGCAGTAAGACAGTATGCAAAATATAAGCTAGCTGCTGGCAAGACAGCCAAAAGTATTTTGATTTCTTGTGGGGCAAGGCTTGCCCCATTTGACATTAAGGAGCTTCGGGATTTAACAGAATATGACGAACTGGAACTTGATACCTTGGGCGATAAGAAAACTGCCTTGTTTTTCATCATCTCCGATACTGATGATACCTTTAATTTCTTGGTATCAATGGCATATACACAGTTATTTAATCTGCTTTGTGAAAAGGCTGATGATGTGTATGGTGGCAGACTTCCTATCCACGTTCGTTGTCTAATTGATGAAGCTGCTAATATTGGGCAGATACCAAAGCTGGAAAAGCTAATGGCAACCATTCGTTCCAGAGAAATATCTGCTTGTCTTGTATTGCAGGCACAGAGCCAGTTAAAGGCACTCTACAAGGATAATGCAGATACTATTATCGGCAATTGTGACAGTATGATTTTTCTCGGTGGTAAAGAAAAAACTACATTAAAAGAACTAACTGAAACAATGGGCAAGGAAACGATTGATACTTATAATACTTCCGACACAAGAGGAAGTCAGAGAAGTTATGGGCAAAATTATCAGAAGTTGGGAAAGGAGCTTATGAGCATAGATGAGCTTGCTGTTATGGACGGCAGTAAGTGTATTTTACAGCTTCGAGGTGTTCGCCCATTCCTCTCGGATAAATATGATATAACAAAGCACAAAAACTATCAATATTTAGCCGATTATGATAAAAGAAACACCTTTAGTATAGAAAAGTATCTGTCCACAAAACTGAAAACAAAGCCCAACGATGTATATGAGGTTTATGAAATGGGCGAAATCGAAGAATAA
- a CDS encoding DUF6017 domain-containing protein produces the protein MTVLKLNYHYGNEAEQYSFYRIPKILFTDERFKSLSIDAKMLYGLMLDRMGLSVKNNWFDGENRVYIYFTLEDACAFMGQSQSKMVRIMAELDDKKGIGLIERKKQGQGKPTIIYVKNFSSLVLKKDRSPKTVLKKHSKPNFIAEDKTSHNDKSEQENIDETGIIQPLPVDASVDKCDSTGDFSRVTYESKMQTTEYESSSLNKKGSQDFSKWNTNNTKINNTDLSDTDSINLSKERQTQKEDLTSSAFLMDRMDERKLYSEIIKENIGYNHFAEKKPYDTDEIDGIVELMLDIVCSNAQTTRIAGQDIPTTVVKSRFLKLDSSHIEYVFDSLSKNTTKINNIKAYLLTSLYNAPVTMSSYYSALVNHDLYGK, from the coding sequence ATGACTGTTTTAAAACTTAATTATCATTACGGAAATGAAGCTGAACAATATTCTTTTTATCGAATACCAAAGATACTGTTTACCGATGAACGTTTTAAAAGCCTATCCATTGATGCAAAAATGCTCTACGGACTTATGCTTGACAGAATGGGGTTATCCGTTAAAAATAACTGGTTTGATGGTGAAAACCGAGTATACATTTACTTTACACTTGAAGATGCCTGTGCATTTATGGGTCAGAGTCAATCTAAAATGGTGCGTATTATGGCAGAGCTCGATGATAAAAAAGGCATTGGATTGATTGAACGTAAAAAGCAAGGGCAAGGTAAGCCTACGATTATCTATGTCAAAAATTTTAGTTCTTTAGTTTTGAAAAAAGATCGCAGTCCTAAGACAGTATTAAAAAAACACAGTAAACCTAACTTTATAGCAGAAGATAAGACTTCCCATAATGACAAGTCTGAACAGGAAAACATCGATGAAACTGGCATAATACAGCCTTTACCTGTGGATGCCTCTGTGGATAAATGTGACAGTACAGGTGATTTTTCTCGTGTTACATATGAATCGAAGATGCAGACTACTGAATATGAAAGTTCTTCACTTAACAAAAAAGGAAGTCAAGACTTTTCAAAATGGAACACTAATAATACTAAGATTAATAATACTGATTTGAGCGATACTGACTCTATCAATCTGTCAAAAGAGAGGCAGACACAAAAGGAAGACTTGACAAGCTCGGCGTTCTTGATGGATAGGATGGATGAGCGAAAATTGTACAGTGAAATTATCAAAGAAAATATTGGGTACAATCATTTTGCAGAAAAAAAGCCTTATGATACAGATGAAATTGATGGAATTGTGGAATTGATGCTTGATATTGTGTGTAGTAATGCACAGACTACCCGCATAGCTGGACAGGATATTCCAACGACAGTTGTAAAAAGCAGATTTTTGAAATTGGACAGTAGCCACATTGAGTATGTGTTTGACAGTCTTTCCAAAAACACTACAAAGATAAATAACATTAAGGCATATCTGTTGACAAGCCTATATAATGCACCTGTTACGATGAGTAGTTACTATTCGGCACTTGTCAATCACGATTTATACGGCAAATAA
- a CDS encoding PrgI family protein translates to MAYVSVPKDLNAVKTKVMFNLTKRQLIFFSLAGIVGLPIFFILKGSIDITVATLAMMVVMLPFFLFAMYEKHGQKPEVIIKQIYMVKKGLPSERPYKIQNAYTLLEKQYNLKKEVTQIVKGQHKTGSKAHKS, encoded by the coding sequence ATGGCTTATGTATCTGTTCCAAAAGACCTTAATGCGGTCAAAACAAAGGTTATGTTTAACCTTACCAAAAGACAGCTTATTTTCTTCTCTCTTGCAGGGATTGTGGGATTACCCATATTTTTCATCTTAAAAGGCAGCATTGACATTACCGTTGCAACTCTTGCAATGATGGTTGTTATGCTACCTTTTTTCTTATTTGCAATGTATGAAAAGCACGGACAAAAACCCGAAGTGATCATTAAGCAGATATATATGGTCAAAAAAGGCTTGCCATCGGAGCGACCCTATAAAATTCAAAATGCCTACACACTTTTGGAAAAGCAATATAATCTCAAAAAGGAGGTAACGCAAATTGTCAAAGGACAACACAAAACAGGAAGTAAAGCTCACAAGAGCTGA
- a CDS encoding DUF3849 domain-containing protein, whose translation MDTRPFYPHSFGEAKRNEDTERYVLSHSANIDCKNAIEKVIRENYDGYRLGKDIAKPVIEEFGFDRMKYVLSYTVQNFDYDGRISSNNKAWAKETFVPEDTVMDRDRRNEFLVNSSTGLVDLFINQYKQEYEKLNLWDKTQVNPPKDMNFEGKAMVLKPEILNEQHKTRDEQLFYAFGGFGCDSEKGNKKVMGEFLTDGEKTNFYRFDFLGEAKIDLLPDWAKEKLAEKTKERKPSVLQQLKENKDQMKKGSLAPVIDKKQDKGER comes from the coding sequence ATGGATACAAGACCTTTTTATCCCCACAGCTTTGGGGAAGCAAAACGAAATGAGGATACCGAGCGATATGTACTTTCCCACAGTGCCAATATTGATTGTAAAAATGCCATTGAAAAAGTTATCAGAGAAAACTACGATGGTTATAGACTTGGCAAAGATATCGCTAAGCCTGTCATTGAGGAATTTGGCTTTGATCGTATGAAATATGTGCTTTCTTATACGGTACAGAATTTTGACTATGATGGTCGTATCAGCAGCAATAACAAGGCTTGGGCAAAAGAAACCTTTGTGCCGGAGGACACAGTTATGGATAGAGATAGAAGAAATGAATTTTTAGTCAATTCTTCTACGGGGCTTGTGGACCTCTTTATCAACCAGTACAAGCAAGAATATGAAAAACTGAATTTGTGGGATAAAACACAGGTGAACCCTCCCAAGGATATGAATTTTGAGGGCAAGGCTATGGTTTTAAAGCCGGAAATTCTAAATGAACAGCATAAAACAAGGGATGAGCAGTTGTTCTATGCCTTTGGTGGCTTTGGCTGTGATAGTGAAAAGGGTAATAAAAAGGTAATGGGTGAATTTCTCACTGATGGAGAAAAAACCAACTTCTATCGCTTTGATTTTTTGGGCGAAGCCAAAATAGACCTATTACCCGACTGGGCAAAGGAAAAACTTGCTGAAAAGACGAAGGAACGAAAGCCCTCCGTTCTACAGCAGTTAAAGGAAAACAAGGATCAAATGAAGAAGGGTAGTCTTGCCCCTGTGATAGACAAAAAACAGGATAAGGGGGAACGCTAA
- a CDS encoding S-layer homology domain-containing protein yields MRLKLNKSTQVILIVCLVLMSLTGSAFAMQKMFTDSVGHWAEKIINTLAAEGVVSGYPDGLVHPDATITRAEFSALVARNTNNITTNDNILDVEFTDIKGHWAEKEINHLILTDIIEPNDYGSEFSPDEPITRYEMLRMLVRTLGNGLHEDNCKCETGFTDLEAVSKTQLEYICIAKKYSIVDGFPDGTLKPFWNATRAEAFAMLLNQNKADKIIKEESADKELVDKEQKQQEDEKNKPTKPSRPSSGSSSSGGSSSGGNDNTTPVFSFDLQQAGYVGDTLSVTTDSKSVSTVTWSLEKDSVTVAYDKFLDGVLGNNGGSIKAKESGNYTLIATAKNSQGKTTIARNSFTVYAVVTVQLDAPKSSYTDREVDIDFVSENLGSNAVKWTISKDGTVVNIDDVIDGKLGDTGGSVFFSGKGLYTVTASVVDGMGNPSSASAEITIYSKVLLSLDLPNNTYTDKPVCIDVNSQNADMLKINWELSRNGTNVIIDEYIEGILEDGENIRFKEKGVYKLTASITDDNGRKYSCSIDITVYPVGFAGFYLPEIFHTDDLVMVDTNFAEIGNSTANWVLKKDGKVVSMAEFIEGTLDNDGGSIKFIKAGKYTLSVSFSDEGGRAYSYEQNFQVFAIPVVTYNLPEFVHTDKEIEITTTLVNVGDLEIEWLIDNTYGYQDWNTYVDGNLDNNGGKIYFKRAGVYELVARITDQTGRVFLFESKDKIEIFPVLDFGFTLPNLAYTDTVLDFRTHGNNQVLPVDWTITKDRIAIVFDSAVDGTLNANGGKFRFKEYGTYVLTGTMTDYLGREFSHSEEITVMPFVEFSFSVPNSIHYGADFEVTIDNTIHADMYDVNWVLNDKNGVVTFDGSLGNSGGTMAIDKLGTFTLTATITDKEGRLFAHSENIEVLNTAPNKPVVTAELTRTTKDNNFLVKIGATATDPENDEITFEWDGRTADDYYPVGIHEIRARAKDVAGTYSEWESITFEVTNLTPTVTVTAVPTRTTKNGNFLVNISAIANDEDNDKTTLEWDGRTADDYYPVGSHTIKVRATDIANTYSEWESVTFDIMNHAPTVSVTAIPTRTTKNGDFLVNILATANDADGDATSLEWEGRKADDYYSVGSYTVRVRAKDIADSYSVWQTVTFEVVNHTPMVTMTAVPTRTAKNGNFFVKTSVAATDADRDKTTLEWSGKASDDYYAIGTHTIKVRAKDEAGVYSEWVSQTFTINNSAPTTPVITRTPNGNCVDPGSAVTISASSTDPDGDMVTYIWEGRDSERQAYPLGKNVVRVKAVDATGAESPWAAIVFFVADATSGGGMTLTGPDSTINENGLEGATITQYTFTVPPVDGHSGNDFGRVRGYNVKTNQWDQLSYGTTSNGITFTNTLDAGTYSKLEFYYYTNHNCSATRS; encoded by the coding sequence ATGAGACTAAAGTTGAATAAATCAACCCAAGTCATTTTGATTGTATGCTTGGTGCTAATGAGCTTAACCGGTTCAGCTTTTGCTATGCAAAAGATGTTCACGGACAGTGTGGGGCATTGGGCAGAAAAAATTATCAATACACTTGCGGCAGAAGGTGTTGTAAGCGGATATCCCGATGGACTGGTTCACCCCGATGCTACGATTACGAGAGCAGAGTTTTCGGCATTGGTGGCACGAAACACAAATAACATTACCACAAATGACAATATCCTTGATGTTGAGTTTACAGACATCAAAGGTCATTGGGCTGAAAAAGAAATAAATCATCTTATTCTTACTGACATAATCGAGCCAAACGATTACGGCAGTGAATTTTCCCCTGATGAACCTATTACACGCTATGAAATGCTCCGTATGCTTGTAAGAACATTAGGTAATGGTTTGCATGAAGATAACTGTAAATGCGAAACAGGCTTTACAGACCTTGAAGCAGTATCGAAAACACAGCTTGAATATATCTGTATTGCAAAGAAATACAGCATTGTAGACGGTTTTCCCGATGGAACGCTGAAACCATTTTGGAATGCAACCAGAGCAGAAGCCTTTGCTATGCTGTTAAACCAAAACAAAGCCGATAAAATAATAAAAGAGGAATCAGCAGACAAGGAATTAGTTGATAAGGAACAGAAACAGCAGGAGGATGAAAAAAATAAGCCTACAAAACCATCAAGGCCTTCAAGTGGTTCTTCCTCCAGTGGCGGTAGCAGTAGTGGTGGGAATGATAACACTACCCCTGTTTTTAGCTTTGATTTACAACAAGCTGGCTATGTTGGAGATACCTTAAGTGTTACTACCGATAGTAAATCTGTTAGTACTGTTACTTGGTCTTTAGAAAAAGACAGTGTTACCGTTGCCTATGACAAATTCTTGGACGGTGTACTTGGCAATAATGGTGGAAGTATCAAAGCAAAAGAAAGTGGAAACTACACATTAATTGCCACAGCCAAAAACAGTCAAGGAAAAACCACGATCGCCAGGAATAGTTTTACAGTATATGCAGTAGTTACAGTACAACTGGATGCACCAAAGAGTAGTTATACCGACAGGGAAGTTGATATAGATTTTGTCTCTGAAAATCTTGGTAGCAATGCAGTAAAATGGACCATTTCCAAAGATGGGACTGTCGTAAATATTGATGATGTAATAGACGGAAAACTTGGTGACACAGGTGGTTCTGTCTTTTTTAGTGGAAAAGGGTTATATACCGTAACAGCTTCGGTGGTAGATGGTATGGGCAACCCTAGTTCAGCTTCAGCAGAAATTACGATTTATTCTAAAGTTTTACTTAGTTTGGATTTGCCAAACAACACCTATACTGATAAGCCTGTTTGCATTGATGTAAATTCCCAGAATGCAGATATGCTGAAAATCAACTGGGAGTTATCCCGTAATGGTACAAATGTCATAATTGACGAATACATTGAGGGCATTTTAGAAGACGGTGAAAATATCCGTTTCAAAGAAAAAGGTGTCTATAAGCTGACAGCTTCCATTACCGACGATAACGGTCGTAAATATTCGTGCAGTATAGATATTACCGTATATCCTGTTGGCTTTGCCGGATTTTATTTACCGGAGATATTCCACACCGACGACTTGGTTATGGTAGATACCAATTTTGCTGAGATTGGTAATAGTACAGCAAACTGGGTACTTAAAAAAGACGGTAAAGTAGTTTCTATGGCTGAATTTATCGAGGGTACACTTGATAATGACGGTGGCTCTATAAAATTCATAAAAGCCGGTAAGTACACACTTTCCGTATCCTTTAGCGATGAGGGTGGCAGAGCATACAGTTATGAGCAAAATTTTCAAGTGTTTGCAATTCCTGTTGTAACCTACAATTTACCGGAATTTGTTCATACGGATAAAGAAATTGAGATTACAACAACACTTGTAAATGTAGGCGATTTGGAAATTGAGTGGCTTATCGATAATACCTACGGGTATCAAGATTGGAATACCTATGTTGATGGGAACTTGGATAACAATGGAGGTAAAATTTATTTCAAACGAGCCGGTGTTTATGAGTTGGTGGCAAGAATTACTGACCAAACTGGACGAGTATTCCTATTTGAGTCCAAAGATAAAATTGAGATTTTCCCTGTTTTAGACTTTGGATTTACACTTCCAAATCTTGCCTATACCGATACCGTGCTTGATTTCAGAACCCACGGAAACAATCAAGTATTGCCTGTGGACTGGACAATTACTAAGGACAGAATTGCAATAGTGTTTGACAGTGCAGTTGATGGCACACTGAATGCTAATGGCGGTAAATTCCGTTTCAAGGAATATGGCACTTATGTTTTAACAGGCACCATGACAGATTACCTTGGTCGTGAGTTTTCTCACAGCGAAGAAATAACTGTTATGCCATTTGTTGAATTTAGCTTTTCGGTACCGAACAGTATCCACTATGGAGCAGATTTTGAGGTTACCATAGATAATACCATTCACGCTGATATGTATGATGTGAACTGGGTACTGAACGATAAAAACGGTGTAGTAACCTTTGATGGTTCTCTTGGTAATAGTGGTGGTACAATGGCTATTGACAAGCTGGGAACATTCACATTAACAGCAACCATTACCGATAAAGAAGGAAGATTGTTTGCTCACAGTGAAAATATTGAGGTGCTAAACACAGCACCTAATAAGCCAGTTGTTACAGCTGAATTAACTAGAACTACGAAAGATAATAACTTTTTAGTAAAGATCGGTGCCACTGCCACGGACCCGGAAAATGATGAAATTACGTTTGAATGGGACGGAAGAACGGCAGATGATTATTATCCTGTTGGGATACATGAAATTCGAGCAAGAGCAAAGGATGTTGCAGGAACATACTCTGAATGGGAAAGTATTACTTTTGAGGTTACCAATCTTACGCCTACAGTTACGGTGACAGCAGTCCCTACAAGAACCACGAAGAATGGTAATTTCTTAGTAAATATCTCTGCTATTGCAAATGACGAAGATAATGACAAAACCACGCTTGAATGGGATGGACGCACAGCAGATGATTACTATCCTGTTGGTAGCCACACCATTAAAGTAAGAGCGACGGATATTGCAAATACCTATTCCGAATGGGAAAGTGTAACTTTTGATATTATGAATCATGCACCTACGGTTTCCGTAACAGCGATCCCTACAAGAACCACGAAGAATGGTGATTTCTTGGTAAATATCTTAGCCACAGCAAATGATGCTGACGGTGATGCAACGAGTCTTGAATGGGAAGGGCGTAAAGCGGACGATTACTATTCTGTTGGTAGCTACACTGTTAGAGTAAGAGCAAAAGATATTGCTGACAGCTATTCCGTGTGGCAGACTGTTACTTTTGAGGTTGTCAATCATACACCTATGGTTACAATGACAGCAGTGCCTACAAGAACTGCAAAAAACGGAAATTTCTTTGTAAAAACTTCTGTTGCTGCTACGGATGCAGATAGGGATAAAACAACACTTGAGTGGAGTGGTAAAGCAAGTGACGATTATTATGCAATTGGTACTCATACTATCAAGGTTAGAGCAAAAGATGAGGCCGGGGTTTATTCAGAATGGGTAAGCCAAACATTTACGATCAACAATTCAGCACCAACTACACCGGTGATTACAAGAACCCCAAATGGTAATTGTGTAGACCCCGGAAGTGCCGTTACAATCTCAGCAAGCAGTACCGACCCCGATGGAGATATGGTCACATATATTTGGGAAGGACGAGATAGTGAACGACAGGCTTATCCTCTCGGTAAAAATGTGGTGCGCGTAAAAGCTGTTGATGCTACAGGTGCTGAATCGCCTTGGGCTGCTATTGTATTCTTTGTAGCAGATGCAACCAGTGGAGGCGGTATGACTTTAACAGGACCCGACTCTACTATTAATGAAAATGGTCTTGAGGGTGCAACTATCACTCAGTATACTTTTACAGTACCTCCAGTTGATGGGCATAGTGGTAATGACTTTGGTCGTGTTCGTGGTTACAATGTAAAAACCAACCAATGGGATCAATTAAGTTATGGTACTACAAGTAACGGAATTACCTTTACTAATACGCTTGACGCAGGTACTTATTCAAAATTGGAGTTTTATTACTATACAAATCATAATTGTAGTGCGACACGTTCCTAA
- a CDS encoding VirB6/TrbL-like conjugal transfer protein, CD1112 family yields the protein MQSIIDAITEWIKEILISGIIGNLTGMFDTVNSRVGEIASEVGKTPSAWNGGVFSLIQNLSETVVIPIAGIVLTFVMCYELISMIIDKNNMHDFPPSDIFKWIMKTFIAVLIVTNVFDIVMAIFDVSQSVVASSAGLIIGDTGINIESAIGNLETVLQEMDIGPLMGLFIQSFVIQVTMHALSFCIFIVIYGRMMEIYMVTSLAPIPFATMSNKEWGSMGQNYIKSICALAFQAFLIMVCVGIYSVLINDIAMGDDPMGAIWGCLGYTLLLCFTLFKTGNIAKGIFNAH from the coding sequence ATGCAAAGTATCATCGACGCTATAACCGAATGGATTAAGGAGATTTTAATCAGCGGTATTATTGGAAACTTGACAGGGATGTTTGATACCGTTAATTCCCGTGTCGGTGAGATTGCAAGTGAAGTGGGAAAAACTCCGTCAGCGTGGAATGGCGGAGTTTTCTCCCTTATTCAAAATCTTTCCGAAACCGTTGTAATTCCCATAGCGGGGATAGTATTAACCTTTGTAATGTGTTACGAGCTTATCTCAATGATCATTGATAAAAACAATATGCACGATTTTCCACCCTCCGATATTTTTAAATGGATTATGAAAACCTTTATTGCAGTGTTAATTGTTACCAATGTGTTCGATATTGTAATGGCAATTTTTGATGTATCTCAAAGTGTTGTGGCAAGCTCCGCAGGCTTGATTATAGGCGATACAGGTATCAATATTGAAAGTGCCATCGGCAACTTGGAAACGGTATTGCAAGAAATGGACATCGGACCATTGATGGGGCTTTTTATTCAAAGCTTTGTGATACAGGTAACGATGCACGCACTGTCATTTTGCATTTTTATTGTCATTTACGGAAGAATGATGGAAATTTATATGGTAACCTCCCTTGCACCGATTCCCTTTGCGACAATGAGCAATAAAGAATGGGGTAGCATGGGACAAAACTACATTAAATCCATCTGTGCCTTGGCATTTCAAGCGTTCCTCATTATGGTGTGCGTGGGCATTTACTCCGTACTAATCAATGATATTGCAATGGGCGATGACCCAATGGGTGCAATTTGGGGCTGTCTTGGCTACACATTGCTATTGTGCTTTACCTTATTCAAAACAGGAAACATTGCTAAGGGTATTTTCAATGCCCACTAA